Genomic window (Elstera cyanobacteriorum):
CTGGGGCAGGGCGATATGCTCTATATGGCGGGCGGCGGGCGGATTACCCGCGTCCACGGCCCCTTCGTTTCCGATGCAGAAGTCGAACAAATCGCGCAATTCCTGCGCCAACAGGGCGAACCCGCCTATGTCGATGCCGTGTTGGAAGAGGATGACGAGGCAACCGCTGCCGCGGGCGGCGGCGATACCGACAGCGACGGCGATGCGCTCTATGATCAAGCGGTCGCCCTGGTCGCGCGCGAACGCAAGGCTTCGACCAGCTTTATCCAACGTCACCTGCAGATTGGCTACAACCGGGCGGCCCGGTTGGTCGAAAAGATGGAGGCGGAAGGCGTGGTCAGTGCGGCCAATCACGTGGGCAAGCGCGAAGTTTTGGTGCCAAAACGCTGATCTTGCGGATGCGAACATGTAGTGAGCAACTCGCTCACTACACTCTAACAAATTGATTTCACTTGATAATTTCTGTGGTTCCTCCGACAGTGGCGGCATAATCAGCTCTGGGGAGGATAAGATGCGTCGTGAAGGCTGTACCCGAATTGTCGCTACCCTGGGTCCGGCCAGTTCCAGCCCGGAAAGGATCGCCGCGCTGATTAAGGCCGGGGCGGATGTGTTCCGCCTGAACTTCAGCCACGGCAGCCACGAGGATCACGCCGCCCGCTACCATACCGTTCGCCGCGTTGCGGCAGAGGTTGGGCGCCCGATTGGTATTCTGGCCGATCTGCAAGGCCCGAAGCTGCGCATCGCGACCTTTGCCGAGGGCAAGGTGGAGCTAACGGCGGGGCAGCGCTTTCGCCTCGATCTCGACCTCACGCCAGGCACGGCCACGCGCGTTGGCATGCCGCACCCCGAAATTTTTGCCGCTATTGCCCCAGGCCAGGATCTTTTGCTGGATGATGGCAAGGTTCGCCTGCGGATTGTCGAAAACGGCACCGACTTTGCCGAGACGGAGGTCATTACCGGCGGGCCGCTGTCGAACCGCAAGGGCGTGAATGTGCCCCATGCGATCATCGATCTGGCCGCCCTGACCGAAAAAGACCGCACCGATCTGGCCTTTGCCTTGGAATTGGGGGTGGATTGGGTCGCCCTGTCCTTCGTGCAGCGCCCGCAGGATGTGGCGGAAGCACGCAAGCTGGTCGGGGGCCGCGCGGGGGTTCTGTCAAAGATCGAAAAACCGTCGGCCATCGATCATCTCGACGATATTATCACCCTCTCTGATGCGCTGATGGTGGCGCGTGGCGACCTTGGGGTGGAAATGCCGCCGGAAGATGTGCCGGCCTTGCAGCGTCGCATCGTCCGCGCCGCCCGCCGCGCCGGGAAACCGGTGGTCGTGGCAACCCAGATGCTCGAATCGATGATCACCGCCCCGACGCCGACGCGCGCCGAAGCCTCGGACGTGGCGACTGCCGTTTATGACGGGGCGGATGCGGTGATGCTCTCTGCCGAGACGGCGGCGGGGCAATATCCGATCGAAGCGGTCAGCATTATGGAACGCATCATCTGCCGGACGGAGCGCGACAGCCTTTATCGGTCGCTGATGATGGCTGAAGTGCCGACCCATGACGAAACCGCGTCCGATGCCGTGGCCGCCGCGTCGGCCCAAGTGGCGGAAACCATTAAGGCCGCCGCGATTGTGACCTTCACCTCCTCGGGCCTTACAGCGCTGCGGGTGGCGCGTGAACGGCCCAGCACGCGCATTCTGGCGCTGACCGCCCGCCCGGAAACAGCGCAGCGCTTGGCGCTGGTGTGGGGGCTGCACCCCGTGGTCTGCGACGATTGCCGCGAGTTCGACGATATGGTGGCTATTGCCTGCCGGGTCGCGCGGGAAACCGAGATGGCCCATGCGATGCAGAAGCTCGTGGTGACGGCGGGTGTTCCCTTTGGTACGCCGGGGGCTACGAATATTTTGCGTATCGTGCGGGTAGAGGGGTAAACTGCGCGCCAGAGTTTACCGAGCGAGGTTTCATCATGGCCAAACCCCCGATGCCCGTTCCTGGCGCCGAGCGCGATCCGCTGGCCGAGGAAATCGAGATGAAACTGCGCGGGGTCGATGGCGGCGTGCGGGTTTCTCTCGTTAAGCAGATCAATAAGCTCGTCGAAAAGAACCCGGAAGTCTTCGTCAGCAATATGCGCAATTGGATGAACCAGGGGCGCCACGACGATTAAGGCGGGTATGACACCGACCAATGGAAAAAGGGGGCCACGCAGGCCCCCTTTTGTTTATGTGGTCAAAGCCCCAGTGCGGAGCTTATCGAACAGCCGATTGAGGAAATCGGCGCAGAGGTCGAGCTGCACTGGATCGATAAACTCATCGGGCTGATGGGCCTGATCGATCGACCCGGGGCCGCAGATCACCGTATCCATGCCGTCCTGTTGGAAG
Coding sequences:
- the pyk gene encoding pyruvate kinase translates to MRREGCTRIVATLGPASSSPERIAALIKAGADVFRLNFSHGSHEDHAARYHTVRRVAAEVGRPIGILADLQGPKLRIATFAEGKVELTAGQRFRLDLDLTPGTATRVGMPHPEIFAAIAPGQDLLLDDGKVRLRIVENGTDFAETEVITGGPLSNRKGVNVPHAIIDLAALTEKDRTDLAFALELGVDWVALSFVQRPQDVAEARKLVGGRAGVLSKIEKPSAIDHLDDIITLSDALMVARGDLGVEMPPEDVPALQRRIVRAARRAGKPVVVATQMLESMITAPTPTRAEASDVATAVYDGADAVMLSAETAAGQYPIEAVSIMERIICRTERDSLYRSLMMAEVPTHDETASDAVAAASAQVAETIKAAAIVTFTSSGLTALRVARERPSTRILALTARPETAQRLALVWGLHPVVCDDCREFDDMVAIACRVARETEMAHAMQKLVVTAGVPFGTPGATNILRIVRVEG